A region of the Salvia splendens isolate huo1 chromosome 11, SspV2, whole genome shotgun sequence genome:
GTAAGTATACCATTTGCTTTTCGAAGAGGGAACTGAGATTGAGACCCTGTGCGATGGAGATGAGCTCAAAGGCATTCATAGTCACTGGTGTGGCTGGGGGCCTTTCGTCGCGCCTCTCCACAACAAGGTTTGGAGTGTCCTGGACGCAAATATGGTGAGTGGCGAAATATCATAATTCCtccgaaacaaaaaaaaaactggtAGCCAAACTAAAATCCATACCGCTGATTCATTAAAGATAGAATTGATATTGTCGTCGAGGATAACTTCCTCTTCTTCAAAAACAGATGCCTTGAATCCTTTCTTGAACCACTCATCTGTGAGGAGTTCATTGATCGTAATACGCTGCATTGAGTGGCAAACGAAACATAAGGACTTGTGACTGAATAATAAGAAGCGGCTCCAAGAGAAAACCAGATTTCTATGACTAAACAAAAACTGCAGTTTACGAGGAGCAGTCACAAGAGGAGTGTGCATACGGTGGACGGCTTGGGATCCAGAATTCTTTTGATTAGTTTCTTTGCACTCGAGGAAAACCATGAAGGGCACGTGAAGTCCGCCTTGAATATCTGCAATGAAGTTAAACCACAAGCTCAACAAACGTTGCCAAGATAGCACGCAGTTTTCATGCCTAGTTTCTATGCTTGAACTCATCAACTCATCATGCATGTAAATTCCCAGGCGAATACCATGAAATACGGCATATACCTTTTTGTAGAGTGACATAAGATTCGAGTCTTCAAAGGGCAGATATCCAGCcatgagtacaaaaagtataaCGCCACAAGACCATAGGTCAGCCTTGGCTCCATCATAACCCTTATTGTCGATCACCTGTGATACGATAGAGATCAAAGAAGTTCAAGAAACAGTTAAACAGCACGGGATTgagcaaaaaaaaaaggttgTGTACCTCTGGAGCAACATAATTTGGTGTCCCACATGTTGTGTGAAGCAATCCATCTTGCTGAtaaaagattaagaaaatgaatGACAAAAGAATAGAGGAAACATTTCATCTAGATTATCCAAATGCCCCAccgtatgaaaaaaaaaaatgaacaaatCGTAGTACCCGAACTTGTTGGGGTAGGGCGCTTAAACCAAAATCCGAGACTTTGAGAGCACCACTGGCATCAAGCAGCAAATTCTCCGGctttaaatcaagaaagcaatataataaatgaaaagCTTTTCAGTTTCAATGAACAAGTCAAGAAGCTACATGGATCCAAAGAAGACGAAGAGGTCATTGCATAGTCACCTTAAGATCCCTGTGGTAAACACCCCTGCTGTGGCAATAATCGACCGCGTTGACGAGCTGCTGAAAATATTTCCTTGCTTCATCTTCTTTCAGCCTGCCTCGACAAGCCTGCCAACAAGAAGGCAAAAACAACATTGCAACTCATAAATCCATTTTTTTGACAGAGTGTAAAGATAAGTGAGACTTACAATCTTGTCAAAGAGTTCGCCACCAGTGATGAATTCCATGACAATGTATATCTTCGTCTTGCTGGCCATAACCTATAGAAGAAGCCAGTCAATATGCATGCATCTCAAGATCAAAGCTCCTAAAACCCATACCACACTATGAAAAATGGAACCTCGGTTAAAGAGGGCCGACTACTAACCTCATACATCCGGATGACATTAGGATGCCTTATCAATTTCATGGTTGCAATTTCTCGCTTGATCTGCAAAGGCGACGATAAATGTTAGAACCATACGAATGCACAGATCAGATCAAGTCCCGTAAAACCTATACACAATAATTCTTGATAGATCAAGAAGCATATTCTGATAATTAGAAGCTGGATCAACTTCTAAACACGCAGATTCCGGATACAGAGATATCAAACTCAAATCAATCAGCTAGAGTAGTGTTACTCCAACTCCCTTAACACATTGGATTGTCTTCAAATTAATCACAAccataatttcttttttcataaGCATAAAACACATTATGAACTATAAAGTCAACCCTTCAAGAACAAAAAGTGTTAAACCACACAAACATCCAAACACAcaaaaaagagatgaaaaagCTAAAGATTCCAAACAGAATAATCCACTCCAAACAGCACACCTGATCAATCATCTTATGTTTGAGAACCTTCTCCTTATCAAGAATCTTGATTGCCACATTCTCACTTGTTTCCAGATTCTTAGCAAACTTCACTTTGGCAAAAGTCCCCTCTCCCAACGTCCTCCCCAATTCATACCTCCCCACGCACGTCCGGCTACtactgccgccgccgccgccgctgccgctgccgctTGGCCTTGATGATCTCAACGCCATCTCCCCTTTATCCGTATCTATATCGATATGTAATGAATCAATCCCGAAATTCCCCCTTTTTTTGCAAGATCCCTTTAAGGGATTCTTGAATCACAGCTACTATAACCTCTTCTTCTTGCAAGGTTGCCACACCTGGCACTTTACCACCTTCATCTTCACTCTCCGATTAAAAAAATTGGGCCAAAAAAGGCACAATAGTTCACACAAGAAATAAATCAGTTCAAGATTGTAGCTTTAATGGATGAGCACACGGAAATATTTGTACAAATGGAAGAAGTGGATAATGCAATCGCCTTTAGAGATCGTTCAATAGCAGTAAAAGGTAAAAAGGGTATAGGCCAAATTGGGGGAGAAAATGGAATCGAAGTGGAAAGAATTCAACAAATAGAACGTTGATGTTAATCGAATTGGAGTATATACATAGTCTCCGATAAATCACAATCATTGGACTACAGGTAGTGTGTTTTTCTACGTTTCTACTCGGTTTGCATTAATCTTTGTTTAATTGGATGTTATTCCATTTGTTGAGTTGATTTTTTGCTAgatgattttgtttttaatttttgtatgtATTCGAATTTGTTTTTCAATCTGAAAATAATAGGTCAAATAGATGTTGATGTAACTCGCCTTCACATATTAATCACGGAAGATTGATGCTAGGAGATCGGATCATTAGGCTTAATTACCTTTGTTAATTACTCATAATACCGGAATTTACACTAAATAAGTATAGTGGTAATAAATCTACTTATAAGGTAATAGTAtttgatggttgggcgaatttttgatggtgacaaatgcgggtaaaagaaaatagatcacgacacaagaaattacgtggttcgatttattgaggtaaatctacgtccacgggaagaaaggagggcaagattgtattgcttgatctggtttacagcttacaaatacagacttgctatatgatatttgatgtctagagagctctctcTTCCccccctggtctatctgatctaagttctatttatacattgaactaagatcgtggcttgcatcaccactaactaggtcgtggcttgcatcaccactaactaggtagtggatgtcgtggaggtcatgagatcctgcatgggtccactatctctttgtttggtccgctatcctgcatgagttgacaccactaaatagatcgtgtagtggaggccgtggaggttctgcatgagtccactatctcccagttcggtcgaatactgagaccgaactgctgaactattgccgagcagcttttgccgatctgagagtagagcttgattggtcggcttttaccgagctgtaggctggggccgaactctttggtaatgccgaactgatactcttccttgggctttgggctgatgggccgtcactgctattgggcttgtttagtacgtagcccatcactacccccccccgaaaagcgaagtgaatcacttcggcgaagcgagtcacttcggcattctggataaaggtacgggggaggctgacgttaggggacgtgccttgcgcgtgactgcattaaatgcgacagtaaaatccggccgttgaatcctgaaaaggtgggattcgaaacggtgcgatgattttgaaatcttctccgaatctgataaatacgtcctttcttcatcatttgaacacttttgctattgcttcttctgcattctctctcttttgcgtaaaaatttccttccgctttcaagaatttcttcagaatttcttcagactttcaaagagtaagaaccatgtcttcttcttcttcttctgagccaggtagcggtaggaaagggggtaaggggtcttctagccggaaagaatccggggagaagaccgtagagta
Encoded here:
- the LOC121755939 gene encoding CBL-interacting protein kinase 23-like: MALRSSRPSGSGSGGGGGSSSRTCVGRYELGRTLGEGTFAKVKFAKNLETSENVAIKILDKEKVLKHKMIDQIKREIATMKLIRHPNVIRMYEVMASKTKIYIVMEFITGGELFDKIACRGRLKEDEARKYFQQLVNAVDYCHSRGVYHRDLKPENLLLDASGALKVSDFGLSALPQQVRQDGLLHTTCGTPNYVAPEVIDNKGYDGAKADLWSCGVILFVLMAGYLPFEDSNLMSLYKKIFKADFTCPSWFSSSAKKLIKRILDPKPSTRITINELLTDEWFKKGFKASVFEEEEVILDDNINSIFNESADTPNLVVERRDERPPATPVTMNAFELISIAQGLNLSSLFEKQMGLVKRETRFTSKCTANEIISEIEKAAGPMGFDVKKNNYKMKLYGEKSGRKGHLSIVTEIFEVAPSLHMVELRKSGGDTLEFHKFYKNLSTGLKDIVWKTGDEVKEGRSNGTDASTT